A region of the Bacillus basilensis genome:
TGATTCTTAATAAAAATTTCATTTTGTAGAAAAAAGTAAAAAGAGCACTATCAATTAGTGCCCTTTGTAAAAATAGCGTAAGTGGCCAGCTCACGTTATAAAGAAAGGTAGAATTTAATATACTCAAACCCTGCTTAAATGGTGAAAACAAAAGAGAAGCTAGCAAAAGCTAACTGCTTAGCCCCGAGGAAGAGAGAGGGACGCTTTATTAAGTCTAAGTCTGAAATAAGGGTTTTAGATGTTAAGACCTAAATATAGTATGGATCTCACTTCAGAAATTATGCATACAAATTGTATTCATACAACAATGGTTAAAAACCAAAGCAGCTAGCTCAATTAGCTAACTGCTTGTTTTACAAAAGAAATTAGGCCCTACAAGTAATTATGTGTAACTTGAAGTTACAGCTATAGTATAAACAGAATTGGAAATGTTATGCGTGAATAAAAATTAATAAAAACCTTATTTAAACAGAAAGTGGTGATACAAATTTATATCCGTCCGAAACGTTTAGAATATTTCGTTAATCAATATGAGCTTTTTGAACATTTAACGTTCTTTGCAAAGGATAATGAATAGTGAGTAACTTAACAAGTTCAAAGGTATGATTTATAAAGATGATTCATTAGTATATATCGGAACAAAACAAGAGTGTGCTCAACATATGGGCGTATGCCCTAAAAAAATTCGCTTTTATAAGACACTATTCTAAAAAAAGAGATGACTAAGAGACATTTTAAATTATTAACAGTGAGATGAGTAATTGAATAGGATTATAGTAATTACCTAATGCTGGGATATGTTATAAATGGAGAACCAACTTAAAGAGATATTTGGTGCATGGCTAGCAGCGATAGGCACAATTACTTCCGCTATTGGAAGCACGCCTTTTGATTTTATAAGCAGTAATGTAAGAAAAGATTTAAATGTATATGGAAACGTATTATAAGCTGTTGGAAATGCTTTAGAGGCTGATGGTCAAGGGGAAATATCTCTTGAAAATAATCAGGGTTAGGATTTTTTTGATAAATACGTGTATTCGATTTGATACGTGATATATAATAAGCCTTTTTATCTTGTATATGTTGAAGGTCTTTCAAATGAAAATAACCTAAATCTCGGATACATAAATCATTCGCTGTTACAGTTGGGGCGCACAGAGAGCCATAAGTGCGATCATGTTGTTTACCTGGACCTGTATGAATATGTAGGAACTGTCCACTTAACAAATCATACTCAAGCTGAATCTTTACTCCCGCTGTATGGCTGCATCCTCCTGCACCTGGATAAACGAATGAAAAAGGATCTGGAAGTTGAAATGCAGTTGAATCTAGGACACGAATACGCTTGAAAATAGAAGTGTATGGAGAAGAGAGCAGCTTAGCTGAAGATAACTTTTGGTTGAGAAGTTTAGCTAATACTTTCTGTAGAAACTGCACGGCTGCAGTGTTAAATCGCTGATTTAGTCCTTCGGGACTGATGAGCACTTCTTTTGATGCTTCTAAACAACTACATAACTGGGTTAAAGACGTTTTTGCTACACTTTGGCTTCTCCATATACATAAAGCTATTAAATCTTGTGCTCGATACTTACTTGCTCGTTGTACAAATCCAACATCTCTAGTTAGATTCTGTAAGGTATTTGGGGATAAAAGACTCTGAATCTCCTGTGCAAATAGTTGTAGTTCGTCAGATACAGAAATAGACATACAAAAAACGCCATCCTTTCCTATGATTCTACAGAAAGAATAGCGTATTTTTCATTGGAGGGTAATTTAATTTCTTTAGATTAATAGCAATTTGGCGAGATTATAACACAATCATCTCTAAATTATAAATCATCACCTATTCAGTTAACTTTTTGATAGTAGGTATCACTGCAATTAATCAATTATTATACAGTAGTTAGTATATTATTTTTAGTCTCAGGTTGTATCATGTATGTAAGATCAAGGATGATTAAAGAAGATTCTTTATTTCAATAATTGAGTAATTGCTGCTTCAAAATCACATTTTCCATATCCTGCATCAATAGCTGCTTTCATCTGATTTTCCATAACTTCACATACACGGGTATCAATGTTATTATCCTCTAATGTTTTCATTATCGTTTGGAGTCCATGCGTATGAACATCCAAGGATGCGACGGTAGCATCTTGGAATTTGCCAGTGTAGTTTTCTAGATTATCAGGCAAGTGGGTAACCAGTTGGTGACCCACCACTGGAAGTGCTGCCTTAATATGTTTGCAATACTCGGAGATAGGTAATTTGTTTCGTATACAAAGCGCTGAACCTAGCAGGGTAAACCAATAAAGACCGAATTGCAGAGCTGACGTGCTCATCTCAATTATTTCTGCAAAGCGAATGTCTGTCCCAACAAAATGTGGCGAAGAAAGTGCCGAAAGTTGATCTTCAATTTGGTCAAAAACCTCCTTGGGGCCAGAATATACAAGATATGCGCGATGTGTACCAATATCGTGAGGATAACAAATAATCACACTTTCAAGGGCGATAGCGCCTCTGTCTTTAATCATTCGCTCAAAAATTTGGGCTTGAGTTGGGGTTGTTGTAGTAGTGTTTACAATGATTTTCCCTTTGATAGCTTTCGATTTACATTGTTCAATAACCTGCATTGCTATCTTATAATCTGGTAAGTTTAACAGAACGAAATCGCAATCTAGAGCGTCATCCAATGATAATTTGAACGTAGCTCCTTCAGCTACAAATGGCTTGGCTGCCGTGGGATTTTTATCGACAATGGTAATAGTATGACCTGCTTTCATAAACGCGCGAATCAGAGCGCTTCCCATAACACCACAACCAACTACAGTAATTTTTGACATAAGCGACCTCCAATATGATTTATTTAGTCCACTTGGACTAAATAAATCATATTACTCATATCAAGTTTCGTCAATGTTTTTTGAACAATCAAAAAAATCACAGCGTAATATTTGCTAGCACAGCGTCTATTCTTGACTCATCTATCTTTTCGTGAAGTGAATAAATAAGAAGCCCATCGATAATGATTAAAACTGCTTCTGCCTTATATACCATGTGGTCATCCTCGCCTCGATAAATCTCTTCCAAAACACGTTTGATGGACTCTCTCCAATCGTTATAAACATTTTTGATTGCAGACCTTATTTCCGTATTGTATTGACCCATAGTGCTTATTTGCGTGAAGGCCCACGATTGTTTTTGATGACTTATCAAAACCATATCTTTGATGAAATGTTTTACTATCGTTTGTGAACTTTCATTGAGATTGGCGTTATTTTGTTTATACTTTATGTACCAATGCTCAATCTCCGTTTTATATGAAATAGCAAAAAATTCGATATAAGCCAGTAGAAGTTTCTCTTTTGTATTAAAATAATAGTTGATTTTTGAATGAGCGATTTTGGCCTTTGCTGCGATATCTCGCATAGAAACCTTTAAAAGAGGCTTTTCCTCTAAACATTGCTGAAGTGCATGCAGTATTTCCTGCCGTACCTGTTCTCTGTCAACAATAAGTGGCATATCCTTCCTTCTCCTTTTCTAATTTAATGTGCCTGATATCTTTTTTCAATCGATACCTCAACACATGAGATTATAGCACATTATTGACCTGATTGATTTTGAGTATTTTTGCTTTTAGATACCCATCAATCCAAGATTATATAACTTTAATTTCACGTAAGTTTTTTCTTTTTTTAAAATATCAGCCCGATTTATTTAAAAATAGGAAAATCCCCATCACCATCAACTTAAGAAATTGATTGTTGTCCATAACGAAAGAATTGAGCCGAATTCTCATGAATAATTGTAAAAAGTTGAAATTTTCGTCATGGGGATAATTAAAACCTTAGGTTGATGGCGATGGAGTCACCATATCAAAAAAAGAAAATTGTGCGTTTAGACATATTTTTCAACCGCTTTCTGTACGTTAAGGGACTCGTTATTTTTTTTACAGTTTTTTATTATGAAATTCTAAATAACTAATTATAATAGATGAAAAAAACGATCAATAGTTGGGGTACGGAAAGGATTCGAATTTACATTCTTTCTCAATACATATCATGGATAAATAAAGTAAAATATGGGTTGGGGCTATGTCTCATGTTGTGTTAATCCTAACAATAACTAAGGGTACATAATATGCTTTCATACCTTTGAATAATTTTGTTATAGAAGGGATGGAGATT
Encoded here:
- a CDS encoding NAD(P)-binding domain-containing protein, encoding MSKITVVGCGVMGSALIRAFMKAGHTITIVDKNPTAAKPFVAEGATFKLSLDDALDCDFVLLNLPDYKIAMQVIEQCKSKAIKGKIIVNTTTTTPTQAQIFERMIKDRGAIALESVIICYPHDIGTHRAYLVYSGPKEVFDQIEDQLSALSSPHFVGTDIRFAEIIEMSTSALQFGLYWFTLLGSALCIRNKLPISEYCKHIKAALPVVGHQLVTHLPDNLENYTGKFQDATVASLDVHTHGLQTIMKTLEDNNIDTRVCEVMENQMKAAIDAGYGKCDFEAAITQLLK
- a CDS encoding TetR/AcrR family transcriptional regulator; this encodes MPLIVDREQVRQEILHALQQCLEEKPLLKVSMRDIAAKAKIAHSKINYYFNTKEKLLLAYIEFFAISYKTEIEHWYIKYKQNNANLNESSQTIVKHFIKDMVLISHQKQSWAFTQISTMGQYNTEIRSAIKNVYNDWRESIKRVLEEIYRGEDDHMVYKAEAVLIIIDGLLIYSLHEKIDESRIDAVLANITL